The Anolis carolinensis isolate JA03-04 chromosome 1, rAnoCar3.1.pri, whole genome shotgun sequence genome window below encodes:
- the LOC134297332 gene encoding uncharacterized protein LOC134297332, whose product MENMELSDASVSSSELPDSTVDESQSRKRFISSSSDEDDDCDLAKRKCEEDRVVSESANRLLETLSSEPAIPSSEQGVTENSSGAAKEEEVKSPSIAAIWKLCCVASSQLQETPEMSAIQRPGHVIMSSILGLDVKTETGNVEQKTVMLETAKATVYGILDHCLNEILFEACPGCQIFAGNQMSHECVLWNNKFLSKKLKDICGNLCFINTLHIFLLIGYCQNSLYMTSEILDYIMNLVTYIGQTDKAIKILNAGLKSCNQEILQQVKTVLKNRPYKHYVKFWPIITNFKKE is encoded by the exons ATGGAAAATATGGAATTATCAGATGCCAGTGTTTCTTCCTCAGAGCTACCTGATTCAACAGTTGATGAATCCCAAAGCAGGAAACGCTTCATAAGTtcaagttctgatgaggatgatgactgTGATTTAGCTAAAAGAAAATGTGAGGAAGACCGGGTGGTTTCCGAATCAGCTAAcaggcttttggaaacactttcatCAGAACCAGCAATACCATCCTCTGAGCAg gGGGTTACAGAAAATTCATCAGGGGCAGCTAAAGAAGAAGAAGTGAAGTCACCATCTATCGCTGCTATTTGGAAGCTATGCTGCGTAGCATCAAGCCAGCTACAA GAGACCCCTGAAATGAGTGCTATTCAACGCCCAGGCCATGTGATTATGTCAAGCATTCTTGGATTGGATGTCAAGACTGAAACAGGGAATGTAGAGCAGAAGACGGTCATGTTGGAGACCGCCAAAGCAACCGTTTACGGGATATTAGATCACTGTTTAAACGAAATATTATTTGAGGCGTGTCCGGGTTGTCAGATTTTTGCAGGGAATCAGATGAGTCATGAATGTGTATTATGGAACAACAAATTCCTAAGCAAAAAATTGAAGGATATTTGTGGAAATTTATGCTTCATAAATACCcttcatatttttcttttgataGGTTACTGTCAAAACTCTCTGTATATGACCTCTGAAATATTGGACTACATTATGAATTTGGTAACATATATTGGCCAAACTGATAAGGCTATTAAAATTCTGAATGCTGGATTGAAGAGTTGCAACCAGGAGATTCTGCAGCAAGTCAAAACTGTGCTAAAAAACCGTCCATACAAACATTATGTCAAATTTTGGCCTATTATAACTAATTTTAAGAAAGAGTAA